In Mycolicibacterium mucogenicum DSM 44124, the following are encoded in one genomic region:
- a CDS encoding DUF1361 domain-containing protein, with amino-acid sequence MIDFRGYLLVAALLATTALTLVLGITDPEAPLSYPTRFLVWNMFLAWIPMCFAAAFSVVTRRRWLLPLGLAWLAFLPNAPYLVTDLVHLGEQDELWRHVLQYGFAAWTGILLGTVSLLLVHKRIDREFGPVWGWLTVVTSVGLCAIGVVIGRFQRWNSWDLVTRPHAVVAATFEWVRAPLSYVQSTGVGLAVAAFFGLAYVTIWALGGVSRPQVSANPGR; translated from the coding sequence GTGATCGATTTCCGCGGGTACCTGCTGGTCGCCGCCCTGCTCGCCACGACCGCCCTGACGCTGGTCCTCGGGATCACCGATCCCGAGGCACCGCTGTCCTACCCGACTCGGTTCCTGGTCTGGAACATGTTCCTGGCCTGGATCCCGATGTGCTTTGCCGCCGCGTTCTCGGTAGTGACCCGCCGCCGCTGGCTGCTTCCGCTGGGTCTGGCCTGGCTCGCGTTCCTGCCGAATGCGCCGTACCTCGTCACCGACCTGGTGCATCTGGGTGAGCAGGACGAGCTGTGGCGCCACGTCCTGCAGTACGGGTTCGCCGCGTGGACCGGCATCCTGCTGGGCACCGTGTCCCTGTTACTGGTGCACAAACGCATCGATCGCGAGTTCGGGCCGGTCTGGGGCTGGCTGACCGTGGTCACGTCCGTGGGGCTCTGCGCGATCGGCGTGGTGATCGGCCGCTTTCAGCGGTGGAACTCCTGGGACCTGGTCACCCGGCCCCACGCCGTCGTGGCCGCCACGTTCGAGTGGGTGCGCGCGCCGCTGTCGTACGTGCAGTCCACCGGGGTCGGGCTGGCGGTCGCCGCGTTCTTCGGGTTGGCCTACGTGACCATCTGGGCGCTGGGCGGCGTCTCCCGCCCGCAGGTCAGCGCGAATCCAGGAAGGTGA
- a CDS encoding response regulator: protein MEGTRVVVADDDVLLREGVASLLTGAGFTVVGQAGDSGELLALVRDTVPDLVVTDIRMPPTHTTEGLDAAKMIRGELPNVAILVLSAHVDVEHAMELLSGGQRIGYLLKSRVIDVTDFLETLHRITGGASVVDPALVQELFAAQRREDPLAVLTEREHEVLALMAEGRSNAGIAHQLWVTEGTVEKHVRSILSKLNLPDTGEDHRRVLAVITFLDSR, encoded by the coding sequence GTGGAGGGGACGCGCGTCGTTGTCGCCGACGACGACGTGCTGCTTCGGGAAGGCGTGGCGAGCCTGCTGACCGGCGCGGGCTTCACCGTCGTCGGGCAGGCCGGTGACAGCGGCGAGCTGCTCGCCTTGGTCCGGGACACCGTCCCCGACCTGGTGGTGACCGATATCCGGATGCCGCCGACGCACACCACCGAGGGCCTGGACGCCGCCAAGATGATCCGCGGCGAACTGCCGAACGTCGCGATCCTGGTCCTGTCGGCGCACGTCGACGTCGAGCATGCGATGGAACTGCTCAGCGGCGGCCAGCGCATCGGCTACCTGCTCAAGAGCCGCGTCATCGATGTGACCGATTTCCTCGAGACGCTGCACCGCATCACCGGTGGCGCATCGGTGGTCGACCCCGCCCTCGTGCAGGAACTCTTCGCGGCGCAGCGGCGGGAGGACCCGCTGGCGGTGTTGACCGAACGCGAGCACGAAGTGCTGGCCCTGATGGCGGAGGGCCGGTCGAACGCCGGCATCGCGCATCAGCTCTGGGTGACCGAAGGCACCGTCGAGAAGCACGTGCGCAGCATTCTCAGCAAGCTGAACCTGCCCGACACCGGTGAAGATCACCGCCGGGTGCTGGCCGTCATCACCTTCCTGGATTCGCGCTGA
- a CDS encoding GAF domain-containing protein — protein MNPARWNPAVSTPPWYVGLLVAAGLIAAEVGVVQLLRDPPPHSTYAIVFMFGVLVMSAGWGLGLSLLTTVASTVAYLWVHLDGGPLLPLKPIDILTVSVFLPIAGIANVLGWQLRNRARDAYQSWQVATEATERVRELADQQGALRRVATQIAEGRSPSDVLSGVADEVAAVLHVRNAGLVRYESGGTATLVAAHNEPGLTAISVGTTFPLDGDGVIATVRSTGRPARMDTHDDADGSTAALARDLGLRACVGVPITVDGELWGAMVVGTSGPDALPDDTEDCLKDFAELIATAIANAHARAELVASRARIVTASDNARRGIERDLHDGAQQRLVTLALQVRTLQMAIPEDPAELQSRIAGIGDGLRTASDELRELAHGVHPAILSRGGLRPALRDLGRRAPLPVEVNVDVPVRLPQAVEIAAYYTVAEALTNAAKHAQASVVTVNVDTDATSLRIAVADDGVGGANLDAGSGLLGLEDRVAALGGKLRVSSIAGAGTTLVAEMPLEEAVAVGTDSS, from the coding sequence ATGAACCCGGCACGATGGAATCCGGCTGTCTCCACCCCGCCGTGGTACGTCGGGCTGCTGGTCGCGGCGGGACTGATCGCCGCCGAGGTCGGAGTGGTGCAGCTGTTGCGTGATCCGCCGCCGCACAGCACCTACGCCATCGTCTTCATGTTCGGCGTGTTGGTCATGAGCGCGGGCTGGGGCCTGGGCCTGTCACTGCTCACCACCGTCGCCAGCACCGTCGCCTATCTGTGGGTGCATCTGGACGGCGGCCCGCTCCTGCCCCTCAAGCCCATCGACATTCTCACCGTCTCGGTGTTCCTGCCCATTGCCGGGATCGCGAATGTCCTTGGCTGGCAACTGCGTAACCGCGCACGCGACGCGTACCAGAGCTGGCAGGTCGCCACCGAGGCCACCGAGCGCGTGCGTGAACTGGCCGATCAACAGGGAGCGCTGCGACGGGTCGCGACACAGATCGCCGAAGGCAGATCACCGTCCGACGTCCTGTCCGGTGTGGCCGACGAAGTCGCCGCGGTACTGCACGTCCGCAACGCCGGGCTCGTCCGCTACGAATCCGGCGGCACCGCGACTCTTGTTGCCGCACACAACGAGCCGGGACTCACAGCAATCTCCGTCGGGACCACCTTCCCCCTCGACGGCGACGGCGTCATCGCGACGGTGCGCTCGACCGGCCGCCCAGCGCGCATGGACACCCACGACGACGCCGATGGTTCGACGGCGGCGCTCGCCCGCGACCTCGGGCTGCGCGCGTGCGTCGGCGTGCCCATCACGGTCGATGGAGAGCTCTGGGGCGCAATGGTTGTCGGCACCTCCGGTCCGGACGCACTACCAGACGACACCGAAGACTGTCTGAAGGACTTCGCCGAACTCATCGCCACGGCCATCGCGAACGCGCATGCGCGCGCCGAGCTCGTGGCATCCCGCGCCCGCATCGTCACCGCCTCGGACAACGCACGGCGTGGCATCGAACGCGACCTGCACGACGGCGCCCAGCAGCGTCTGGTCACCCTGGCCCTGCAGGTTCGCACGCTCCAGATGGCTATCCCAGAGGATCCCGCCGAACTGCAATCCCGGATTGCCGGCATCGGCGACGGCCTGCGCACCGCCAGCGACGAGCTGCGCGAACTCGCGCACGGGGTCCATCCCGCGATCCTGTCGCGCGGCGGACTACGTCCGGCACTGCGCGACCTCGGCCGGCGCGCGCCGCTGCCCGTCGAGGTCAATGTCGACGTCCCGGTAAGGCTGCCGCAGGCCGTCGAGATCGCCGCGTACTACACCGTCGCCGAAGCCCTCACGAACGCCGCCAAGCACGCGCAGGCGTCCGTGGTCACCGTGAACGTCGATACCGACGCGACATCGTTGCGCATCGCCGTCGCCGACGACGGGGTCGGCGGTGCGAACCTCGACGCCGGCA